The genomic window TAATCATTTAATTTTATATTTATTTTTTTAAAAAAACCTTTTCTTATAATTCCTAATCGAATAATTGTACCCCTCATTAGGGTACTTATTTTTGCTTTTAATAAAGTAAAACTATGTATTTTTTTACCATTTAATGTAACAATAATATCACCAGGTTGTAATTTATTGTTTTTAAATGATTCAGTTTTTCTTATAAAAATACCTTTACTTACATTAGAAGCATGCATAGCTTTAGCTATGTGAGAATCAAGATCTATTCCATAAATTCCTAAAGAACCTCTTTTAACTTTACCAAATTTAATAAATTGTTTAATTAAATTATTAATAGTATTGCTAGGTATAGCAAAGCCAATTCCAATATTACCTTCATTAGGAGTTAAAATAGCAGTATTTATTCCAATTAAATCTCCATTTAAATTAACTAATGCACCTCCAGAACTACCTCTATTAATTGCAGCATCTGTTTGAATAAAATTTTCAAAATTTTCAATATTAAGCCCTGTTCGTCCTAATCCAGATATAATTCCTGATGTAACAGTTTCTCCTAAACCATATGGATTACCTATTGCTATAGTATAATCACCAACTTTTAAATTATCAGAATTAGCTATTTTAATACTTTTTAAATTTTCTGTTTTATCTTTAATTTGTATTAAAGCTATATCTGTTTGTGGATCTTTTCCTATAACTTTAGCTTCATAAGTTTTTCCATTATTTAATTCTACTGAAATATAATTAGCATGATCAATAACATGATTATTAGTAATAATAAAACCTTTTTTCGAATTTATAATTACACCAGATCCAATTGAATGAAATTTTTGTTCAAGAATATTATTATTATTTCCACAAATAGGAGTATTTTCATATGGGGAACCTTCTTTACATAATGAAAAATTTTTGTTTAAATATTCTTGTATTTTAAAAGGTAATTGAAATTGTGTTATAAAAGTACTTCCTTGTACATTAATACTAACAACAGAAGGTATTACTTTTAATAATATTTTAGATAAACTTGGTAATGATTGATTACTATATTTTTTCGTTAAATTTAAAGGTAATAATTTAGCATTAACATTTTTATATGTTATAGTTATTAAACTAATAAAAAAAAGTATACAAAAAATTTTTTTTAATTTTTTCATAAAAAATCTCATAATATGATTTATTAAATAAAATTTATATAAAATTAATAAAT from Enterobacteriaceae endosymbiont of Donacia simplex includes these protein-coding regions:
- a CDS encoding Do family serine endopeptidase; amino-acid sequence: MKKLKKIFCILFFISLITITYKNVNAKLLPLNLTKKYSNQSLPSLSKILLKVIPSVVSINVQGSTFITQFQLPFKIQEYLNKNFSLCKEGSPYENTPICGNNNNILEQKFHSIGSGVIINSKKGFIITNNHVIDHANYISVELNNGKTYEAKVIGKDPQTDIALIQIKDKTENLKSIKIANSDNLKVGDYTIAIGNPYGLGETVTSGIISGLGRTGLNIENFENFIQTDAAINRGSSGGALVNLNGDLIGINTAILTPNEGNIGIGFAIPSNTINNLIKQFIKFGKVKRGSLGIYGIDLDSHIAKAMHASNVSKGIFIRKTESFKNNKLQPGDIIVTLNGKKIHSFTLLKAKISTLMRGTIIRLGIIRKGFFKKINIKLNDYCNNYSEKHIMYYGIEGGYLNNIILKKEIFFFKKFKKNAVKVVKVIPNSPAAMIGLKKGDIILSINKKRTKNIQDVKEILDQHPILILLYIIRGEERFYLLN